A genomic window from Betta splendens chromosome 24, fBetSpl5.4, whole genome shotgun sequence includes:
- the psmc1b gene encoding proteasome 26S subunit, ATPase 1b — protein sequence MGQSQSGGHGPGGGKKDDKDKKKKYEPPIPTRVGKKKKKTKGPDAASKLPLVTPHTQCRLKLLKQERIKDYLLMEEEFIRNQEQMKPLEEKQEEERSKVDDLRGTPMSVGTLEEIIDDNHAIVSTSVGSEHYVSILSFVDKDLLEPGCSVLLNHKVHAVIGVLMDDTDPLVTVMKVEKAPQETYADIGGLDNQIQEIKESVELPLTHPEYYEEMGIKPPKGVILYGPPGTGKTLLAKAVANQTSATFLRVVGSELIQKYLGDGPKLVRELFRVAEEHAPSIVFIDEIDAIGTKRYDSNSGGEREIQRTMLELLNQLDGFDSRGDVKVIMATNRIETLDPALIRPGRIDRKIEFPLPDEKTKRRIFQIHTSRMTLADDVTLDDLILAKDDLSGADIKAICTEAGLMALRERRMKVTNEDFKKSKENVLYKKQEGTPEGLYL from the exons ATG GGTCAAAGCCAGAGTGGTGGACACGGTCCAGGGGGAGGCAAGAAGGATGACAAG gataagaagaagaagtatGAGCCTCCTATTCCCACCAGAGTtgggaagaaaaagaagaagaccaAGGGACCAGATGCTGCCAGTAAACTGCCATTGG TGACCCCTCACACTCAATGCCgcttgaagctgctgaagcaggagcGAATCAAAGATTACCTACTGATGGAGGAAGAGTTCATCAGGAACCAGGAACAGATGAAACCgttagaagaaaaacaagag gaggagaggtcaaaggttgaTGATCTCAGGGGAACCCCTATGTCTGTGGGAACTCTGGAGGAAATTATTGATGATAATCATGCCATTGTTTCCACCTCAGTGGGATCAGAGCACTATGTCAGCATCCTGTCCTTTGTGGACaaggatctgctggagccaggGTGTTCTGTTTTGCTCAACCATAAG GTTCATGCTGTGATTGGTGTACTGATGGATGACACAGATCCCTTGGTGACAGTAATGAAGGTGGAGAAAGCTCCACAAGAAACATACGCTGACATTGGTGGACTGGACAATCAGATCCAGGAGATCAAG GAGTCAGTGGAGCTGCCTCTCACACATCCTGAGTATTATGAAGAGATGGGTATTAAGCCACCTAAAGGCGTCATCTTATATGGACCACCTGGCACAG GCAAGACGCTGCTCGCTAAGGCTGTGGCAAATCAGACATCAGCTACGTTCCTGCGTGTGGTGGGATCAGAGCTTATCCAGAAATACCTGGGAGATGGACCCAAGCTGGTGCGAGAGCTCTTCAGGGTGGCAGAGGAACACGCACCCTCCATTGTCTTTATCGATGAGATTGATGCAATTGGCACTAAAAG ATATGACTCCAACTCTGGAGGCGAGAGAGAAATCCAGAGGACCATGCTTGAGCTTCTCAACCAGCTGGACGGCTTTGACTCAAGGGGAGATGTGAAAGTTATTATGGCTACCAACAGGATAGAAACTCTGGATCCAGCCCTCATCAGACCTG GGCGAATCGACCGTAAGATTGAGTTTCCTCTGCCAGACGAGAAAACCAAAAGGAGGATCTTCCAAATCCACACCAGCCGCATGACATTAGCAGATGACGTCACCCTCGACGACCTCATCCTGGCGAAGGACGACCTATCGGGAGCAGACATCAAA GCCATCTGCACAGAAGCAGGCCTCATGGCTCTGCGTGAGCGCCGTATGAAAGTCACCAATGAAGACTTCAAGAAGTCCAAGGAGAATGTCCTGTACAAGAAGCAGGAGGGCACACCCGAGGGGCTTTACCTCTAA